The Deltaproteobacteria bacterium genomic sequence CTGCACCACCCGGGTGGTCGCCGGCGTCGGCGTTCCGCAGATCACCGCCATCGACAGCTGCGTGCGCGCCGCCTCCCGTCACGGCGTTCCCTGCATCTCCGACGGCGGGATCAAGTACTCGGGCGACATCGTGAAAGCGCTCGCGGCGGGCGCGCACACCGTCATGATCGGGTCGCTGTTCGCCGGGACCGAGGAGGCTCCGGGCGAAGTGATCCTCTTCCAGGGCCGGTCCTACAAGTCGTATCGCGGGATGGGATCGATGGGCGCCATGAAGAAGGGCTCCCGCGACCGCTATTTCCAGGACGAGACCGAGGACATGAAGCTGGTCCCCGAGGGCATCGAGGGGCGCGTCCCGTACAAGGGCCCTCTCGCGATGAACGTCTTCCAGCTGGTGGGCGGGCTCCGCAGCGGCATGGGGTACACCGGCTGCCACAGCATCGAGGAGCTGCGGACCAAGGCGAAGTTCGTGCGGATCACCGCGGCGGGCCTGCGCGAGAGCCACGTCCACGACGTGCAGGTGACGCAGGAAGCCCCGAACTACCGGATCGAGAACTGAAGCCGCGCGCGCTGGCGCTGATCATCCTCGGCGCTCCCGTCCTCCTCTTTCTCTTGAGCGGAATCCGGGCGGTGCAGCTTGCCCGCGAGGGCGAGGTGCCGGAGGCCTGGCGCGACTTGAACTGCGACGGGAAGGTGTCCTGGGCGGAGTGGCTGCGCGGCGGGATCGATTTCCGGCTGCGGCCGTCGCAGCTCGTCCCGGGGTGCCAGGATGTCTATGCGGTAAAGACGGGCAAGGCGCTGGTCGTGCGGTGCGAAGCGGCGCCGCAGTGCCGGCTCGCCCGCGGTCTTCCCAAGTGACACTCCCTCACCCGAAGGGAACGCACCGCTCGCGAAGAAAGACCGCAGTCTCGGGCTTTCCAATCTCGCCCCGCGCGACCTTCAGGACCATTTCCAACAGCTCCTCGGAGGGCGACTCGAGCCAGACGTCGTTGAGACCCAGAAAGGCAATGGTAGCGGCGAGGCCGATGCGCTCGTTGCCGTCGATGAAGGGATGGTTCTGGACGAGATGGAACAGGCACGCTGCCGCCATTTCGTGCAAGCTGGGATGCAGATACTGGCCGCCGAACGACGCGCGCGGCATCGCGAGCGCGGAGGAGAGCAAGCCGACGTCGCGGATCCCGCCCGATCCGCCGTATTGGCGAACCTGGTCGGAATGGATGGCGAGCACTTCGTCGAGCGTGAGAAATCGCGGATCTTTCATTCCGCAAGCTTACGGAAGACGCCGCCATACCTCTCATGGGCGCGCGCCATGACTTTCTTCAGACGCTCATCCACCCGCCGGGGACGAACGGGCGAAACCACCATGACGTCGCCGTCCGTCGAAAGCTCCAGGAGAGTATCGGCCTCGATGCCAAGTTCGTCCAACAGCTCCTTGTCGAGGACGAGAGCGAGGCTGTTGCCGGTCCTGACGAGCTTCTTCCGCATGGACGACTCCGTTCGTACGTAGACTTTACTTGGTACGAACGCATGGAGCAAGCGGTCGAGGCCGCGGTGGATGTCTCAGGCGAAGGCGGCTTCCGGGACGCGGCGGGCGTCGCGGGTCTCGAGCCACTCTGCCACCCCCCACGCGGCCGCGAAGCCGAGCTGCGCCAACCCGTTCAACAGATATACCCGCGAGATCCGCCGGCGGGCTCCCGCGTACCAGAGGTCCATGGCCGCGAAGCTGACCGCCGTGCTCATGCCGAGGATGCGCAATTCGCGGGCTACCTTTCCGCGCGCGCCCGCAGCACCGAGGGCGGCGCCAATGTTCGCGAGGCACGCGCCGACGCCCTTCGTCAACCAGACTTCCAGCTTTGGCCCGGTCACCTTCTTGAAGCTGCGAAGGTCGACGAGAGGCCAGAGCCCCGCCGCCAGCAGGTACCCGCCATGCATGAGGGCCACGCGAGCGGCAGGCGGGCGGCGCATGCGCGCCGGCAACGGGCGTGCTTCCCTCGGCCCCGGCGTCGCCGGGCGCTCGCTCGCCTGCTCGATGGTCGCTTCGGCCATGCACCGCCCCCGTCGCATGGGAAGTTAGGGCGCAGGCGGGCCCGTGGCGAGTCCGGTACAATGCGCAAAACGCCATGAGAGAGCTCCGCAAAACCGTCTGCAACCGCGATTGCCCGGACGCCTGCTCGGTCGTCGCCCACGTCGAGGACGGGCGCGTGGTCGCATTGGGCGGCGACCCTTCGCACCCCGTCACGAACGGCTTCCTCTGCTGGCGAACCAACAACTTCCTCCCGCTGCAGTACTCGCCGGAGCGCCTCACCTCGCCGCTGCTCCGCGGCAAACCCGTCTCCTGGGACGAGGCGCTCGATTTCGCCGCCCGTGAGCTGTTGCGCATCCGCGCCGAATCCGGGCCCGCGGCGATCTTCCATTACCGAAGCGGCGGCAGTCTCGGCGCGCTCAAGCACCTGAGCGATTACTTCTTCGAGAAGCTCGGACCGGTGACCACCAAGCGAGGCGACATCTGCTCTGGCGCGGGCGACGCGGCGCAGATGCTCGACTTCGGCGAAGAGGACTCGCACGACATCTTCGACCTGCTCAACTCGCGCAACATCATCCTCTGGGGAAAGAACCCGGTCATCTCCTCGCCGCACCTGGTGCCGGTGCTCAACGATGCGTCCGCATCGAAGCTCCTGATCGACCCGGTCTGGCACAAGACGGCGCGGCTCTGCGACGCATTCCTGCAGCCGCGGCCGGGCGGGGATTTCTCCCTCGCGATGGCGGTGGCGCGTCTCCTCTTCGAGCGTGAGTGGACCGAGCCCGGGTTCGAGACGTACTGCGACAACGTCCCGGAGCTCCGCTCCCTCGCTTTCGCGCACTCGGTGGCCGGCTGGTGCGAGGACGCCGACGTCTCGCCGGCAGCCGCCGAGGACATCGCGCGCCGTCTGCACGAGGGACCGACGGCGATCCTCGTTGGCTGGGGCATGGCGCGCCGGGTGAACGGCGGCGCCATCGTCCGTGCCCTCGACGCGCTGACGGCCATCTCCGGGAATCTCGGCGTCCCCGGCGGCGGCGTGTCGTACTACTTCTGGCGGCGAAAAACGTTCGACCACACGTTCATCAAAGGCATCCCGGGAGCCCCGCGCACCGTGCTGGAGCCGCTTTTCGGCCCCGAGGTTCTCGCCTTCAAGGACCCGCCGATCCGCGCGGTGTGGGTTACCGCGGGCAATCCCGTCGCCATGCTGCCCGAATCGGCGACGGTGGATCGCGCGCTGCGCTCCCGCGATTTCGTCTGCGTGGTCGACTCCTGGCCGACCGACACCACTCGCGCGGCGACGCTCGTGCTTCCCACCACCACGCTGCTCGAGGCCGACGACCTTCTCGGCGCGTACGGCCACCACTGGGTCGGAGCCGCACGGCCAGTGGTCCTGCCGCCGCCGGGTGTGAAGTCCGATCTGCAGATCCTGCAGGAGCTCTCCGCGCTCGTCGGCCTCGACGGAGTGCTGGACGGCACCGCGCGCGACTGGAAGGAGCGCATCCTCCGCAAAGACGCCGGCTTCACGGTCGCGCAAGTCGAGTCCGACGGTCCGCAGCGCAGCGGGCTGTCACCGAAGGTGCTCTTCGCGGATCGGAAGTTCCGGACCAGGACGGGCAGGGTGAACCTGATCGCCTCGGCTCCGGCGCGCTCCCAGGTCTCGGCCGAGTTCCCGCTGTATCTGATGGCGCTCGCCACCGACAAGTCGCAGAGCTCGCAGTGGTCGAAGGGCCAGCCGCCCGGACCGGCCGTGGTCACCGTGCACCCGGACTCCGCTCGCGGCATCCCGGACGGCGGATTCGGCCACCTGGAGTCGGCGCTCGGAACACTGCCCATTCAAGTTCGTCACGATCCGCGCCAGCGCCGCGACGTCGCGCTTCTCGCCAAGGGCGGGCACCTGCGCGAAAACCGCAACGCCAACGTGCTGTCCAGAGCCCGCGCCACCGACATCGGCGGCGGCGGCGCACTGTACGACGAACCCGTCCGACTGAAGGGCTAACCGCAGCGTCGACTTCGCTTCCCACCGAGCCGGCGAGCCACTACACTGCGCCGCCTCGATGGCGGACATCCACGCAGAAAAAATCCTCGTCCTGGACTTCGGCTCCCAGTACACCCAGCTCATCGCCCGCCGGATTCGCGAGCTGCACGTCTACTGCGAGATCCACCCCTGCACGATGCCGTTCGCCGAGGTCCGCGCCTTCGCGGCGAAGGGCATCGTGCTCTCCGGTGGGCCGGCGAGCGTCGAGGAGCCCGGCGCGCCCATGGTGGACCCGAGGATCTTCGAGCTCGGCGTCCCGGTGCTCGGCGTCTGCTACGGCCTGCAGCTCATGGCCAAGCTGCTGGGCGGCGCCATCGATCGGACCGCCCACCGCGAGTACGGCCCGGCCCGCGTCGAAGTGACCGAGGCCGTCGGGCCGTTCCGGGACATGACGGTGGGCGAGCACCTCGACGTCTGGATGTCCCACGGCGACAAGGTCTCCGCACCGCCGAAGGGCTTCCGCACCATCGCGAAAAATCCGAGCTCGCCGTTCTGCGCCGTCGCCGATCCACACCGGAAGCTCTACGCCATCCAGTTCCATCCCGAGGTCGCGCATACTCCGCGTGGCCGCGAGCTCTACGAGGCATTCCTCGAGGAGTGCGGCGTCTCCTTCAACTTCAGGATGGGCGCGTTCGCGGAGGATGCGTCGAAGCAGATCCGCGAGCGGGTGGGAAAGGAGCGCGTCATCTGCGCGCTCTCCGGCGGCGTGGACAGCGCCGTGGTCGCGCTGCTGTTGCACAAGGCCATCGGGCCGCAGCTCCAGTGCATCTTCGTCGACAACGGCGTGCTGCGCGAAGGCGAGGCCGCCCAGGTCGAGCAGACGTTCAAGGACCGCTTCCACGTTCCGCTCCGGGTGGTGAACGCGCGCCGGCGCTTCCTCGAAGCGCTCCGGGGCGTCACCGATCCCGAGCAGAAGCGGAAGATCATCGGGCGCGAGTTCATCGCGGTCTTCGAAGACGAAGTGGGGAAGGACCGCCGCGAGCACGGCGACGCCCGCTTCCTCGCCCAGGGCACGCTGTACCCGGACGTGATCGAGAGCGTTTCGTTCAAGGGCCCGAGCGCGGTGATCAAGAGCCATCACAACGTCGGCGGGCTGCCCGAGCGGATGAAGATGCAGCTCGTGGAGCCGCTGCGCGAGCTGTTCAAGGACGAGGTGCGCGCGCTCGGGCGCGAGCTCGGGCTCCCCGAAGCCATCGTCTCGCGGCAGCCGTTCCCCGGGCCGGGGCTCGCCATTCGCGTGCTCGGCGAGGTGACGGAGGAGCGGCTGGCGCTCATCCGCAAGGCCGACGCCATCGTGCAGGAGGAGGTCGCGAACGCGGGCCTGCGCGAGAAGCTCTGGCAGGCCTTCGCGGTGCTCTTGCCGGTGAAGTCCGTCGGGGTGATGGGGGACGAGCGCACCTACGAATCCGCCTGCGTGCTCCGCGCCGTGGAGAGCCTCGACGGCATGACGGCGGACTGGGCGCGCCTGCCCTGGGACCTGGTGGCGAGGATCTCCAGTCGGATCACCAACGAAGTCCGGGGAATCAACCGGGTGGTCCTCGACGTCAGCAGCAAACCGCCCGCAACCATCGAATGGGAGTAGGGGCACCGGATTGACGGAATGCGCCGCGCCATCGCGCTGACCTTCCTCGCCGTGGCGGCGGCGGCGCGCGCGGACAGCGTGACCAACCAGATCCTCGTCAGCTCGACCCATGCAACCGAGGCCAA encodes the following:
- a CDS encoding type II toxin-antitoxin system death-on-curing family toxin; this encodes MKDPRFLTLDEVLAIHSDQVRQYGGSGGIRDVGLLSSALAMPRASFGGQYLHPSLHEMAAACLFHLVQNHPFIDGNERIGLAATIAFLGLNDVWLESPSEELLEMVLKVARGEIGKPETAVFLRERCVPFG
- a CDS encoding AbrB/MazE/SpoVT family DNA-binding domain-containing protein translates to MRKKLVRTGNSLALVLDKELLDELGIEADTLLELSTDGDVMVVSPVRPRRVDERLKKVMARAHERYGGVFRKLAE
- a CDS encoding molybdopterin-containing oxidoreductase catalytic subunit, with translation MRELRKTVCNRDCPDACSVVAHVEDGRVVALGGDPSHPVTNGFLCWRTNNFLPLQYSPERLTSPLLRGKPVSWDEALDFAARELLRIRAESGPAAIFHYRSGGSLGALKHLSDYFFEKLGPVTTKRGDICSGAGDAAQMLDFGEEDSHDIFDLLNSRNIILWGKNPVISSPHLVPVLNDASASKLLIDPVWHKTARLCDAFLQPRPGGDFSLAMAVARLLFEREWTEPGFETYCDNVPELRSLAFAHSVAGWCEDADVSPAAAEDIARRLHEGPTAILVGWGMARRVNGGAIVRALDALTAISGNLGVPGGGVSYYFWRRKTFDHTFIKGIPGAPRTVLEPLFGPEVLAFKDPPIRAVWVTAGNPVAMLPESATVDRALRSRDFVCVVDSWPTDTTRAATLVLPTTTLLEADDLLGAYGHHWVGAARPVVLPPPGVKSDLQILQELSALVGLDGVLDGTARDWKERILRKDAGFTVAQVESDGPQRSGLSPKVLFADRKFRTRTGRVNLIASAPARSQVSAEFPLYLMALATDKSQSSQWSKGQPPGPAVVTVHPDSARGIPDGGFGHLESALGTLPIQVRHDPRQRRDVALLAKGGHLRENRNANVLSRARATDIGGGGALYDEPVRLKG
- the guaA gene encoding glutamine-hydrolyzing GMP synthase; the encoded protein is MADIHAEKILVLDFGSQYTQLIARRIRELHVYCEIHPCTMPFAEVRAFAAKGIVLSGGPASVEEPGAPMVDPRIFELGVPVLGVCYGLQLMAKLLGGAIDRTAHREYGPARVEVTEAVGPFRDMTVGEHLDVWMSHGDKVSAPPKGFRTIAKNPSSPFCAVADPHRKLYAIQFHPEVAHTPRGRELYEAFLEECGVSFNFRMGAFAEDASKQIRERVGKERVICALSGGVDSAVVALLLHKAIGPQLQCIFVDNGVLREGEAAQVEQTFKDRFHVPLRVVNARRRFLEALRGVTDPEQKRKIIGREFIAVFEDEVGKDRREHGDARFLAQGTLYPDVIESVSFKGPSAVIKSHHNVGGLPERMKMQLVEPLRELFKDEVRALGRELGLPEAIVSRQPFPGPGLAIRVLGEVTEERLALIRKADAIVQEEVANAGLREKLWQAFAVLLPVKSVGVMGDERTYESACVLRAVESLDGMTADWARLPWDLVARISSRITNEVRGINRVVLDVSSKPPATIEWE